From the Francisella frigiditurris genome, one window contains:
- a CDS encoding multidrug effflux MFS transporter, which produces MWKYSPLKTVLILGPMVFAFALAMDVYMPVLPDMKESLNTTQSMVQVTLSLFLIVTGVGQLFLGPLSDQFGRFKIMLLSTLLFLLGSVLCALSPNIESLIVSRVIQAFGCCGMSVVAFAVVRDAYSGKKSSMIYSFINAIISISPILGPLIGVILTTYFSWQSAFVFLSILALFSVLMTVFFVKESLPVERRKKVSMTIFSRYLTVTKSLQFWAYSLTAVSGMSSFFILFSMTPYIINYLGYPISKIYIMFGLAGVAYLVGSIFSGFIVNILGVRRTALLGVGCIFFAGILSSFVYFVSGLSLWGFFAPCFFATFGCALTSGTGASGSMEPFFEIAGVASAMFGTLEFSISGLVGSVAMLFPATTNLPIAISMLVMSSLTFILLLILGRNEESRVLTK; this is translated from the coding sequence ATGTGGAAATATTCGCCTCTTAAGACAGTTCTAATTCTGGGGCCAATGGTCTTTGCTTTTGCTTTAGCAATGGATGTTTATATGCCAGTTTTACCGGATATGAAAGAGAGTTTAAATACGACTCAGTCTATGGTCCAAGTAACGCTATCATTATTTTTAATAGTCACAGGCGTTGGACAGTTGTTTTTAGGACCCTTGTCTGATCAGTTTGGTAGATTTAAAATAATGCTTTTATCTACGTTATTATTTTTACTAGGTTCAGTGCTTTGTGCTCTTTCACCAAATATAGAATCTCTGATTGTGTCAAGAGTGATTCAAGCATTTGGCTGTTGTGGAATGTCGGTAGTTGCTTTTGCAGTGGTTAGAGATGCGTATTCTGGTAAAAAAAGCTCAATGATCTATAGTTTTATAAATGCAATAATTTCTATTTCTCCTATTCTAGGTCCATTAATAGGAGTTATCTTGACTACATATTTTAGTTGGCAGTCAGCATTTGTATTTTTGTCGATTTTGGCACTTTTTTCAGTCTTGATGACAGTTTTCTTCGTTAAAGAAAGCTTGCCTGTTGAGAGAAGGAAAAAAGTTTCAATGACAATTTTTTCAAGATACCTAACTGTTACAAAATCATTACAGTTTTGGGCTTATTCTTTGACTGCAGTCTCGGGTATGTCTTCTTTCTTTATATTGTTTTCGATGACACCTTATATTATTAATTATCTTGGATACCCTATATCGAAGATATATATAATGTTTGGTTTAGCTGGTGTAGCTTATTTAGTAGGTTCTATATTCTCTGGATTTATAGTAAATATACTTGGTGTTCGTCGAACAGCTCTTTTAGGTGTTGGGTGTATTTTCTTTGCTGGGATATTATCATCTTTTGTATATTTTGTTTCTGGACTTAGTTTGTGGGGGTTCTTTGCACCATGTTTTTTTGCAACATTTGGTTGTGCTTTAACATCTGGTACAGGTGCTAGTGGGAGTATGGAACCTTTTTTTGAAATAGCAGGAGTTGCTTCAGCGATGTTTGGCACATTAGAGTTTTCTATAAGTGGCCTGGTGGGAAGTGTTGCTATGCTATTTCCTGCAACAACAAATTTGCCTATAGCTATATCAATGTTAGTAATGTCTAGCCTGACTTTTATATTGTTACTAATATTAGGTAGAAATGAAGAAAGTAGAGTGTTAACTAAATAG
- the nhaD gene encoding sodium:proton antiporter NhaD, which translates to MSRKILFLLISLLLPIFSFAGESSTNTMDATTHTLAIIAVLVFIITYLLVMTEDVTHLNKSKPVIIGAGLIWILVALVGKELGASNIVNENFNHIMVEYGELLLFLVVAMAYINLLEDRNVFDKLKSILLRSGCGYLTIFWLTGIISFFLSAVADNLTTALVMSTVVLAIGKNNTKFITMACVNVVIASNAGGAFSPFGDITTLMVWQSGAVKFTEFFAIFIPSLVNFLVPAIIMSIFLPKMQAQTIIEERVAFKRGAIVIIILFILTIATAVAFEHLLHLPPALGMMTGLGYVMIFDYLYGRKLIRENKDLPHAHKMHPHAFDIFQNIKNAEWDTLLFFYGILVAVQGLATLGYLGIASQYIYTDMQSIAPNLFSAHTQANTIIGILSAVVDNIPVMFAVLSMHPVMEHSQWLLVTLTAGVGGSLLSIGSAAGVAVMGKSKGKYTFMGHLKWTWVIAIGYFASIIVHLLIN; encoded by the coding sequence ATGTCTAGAAAAATACTGTTTTTATTAATATCACTTCTACTTCCCATATTCTCTTTCGCTGGAGAATCTAGTACCAATACTATGGATGCAACTACTCATACTTTAGCAATAATAGCAGTATTAGTTTTTATTATAACTTATCTTCTAGTAATGACTGAGGATGTCACTCATTTAAACAAGTCAAAACCAGTGATTATCGGAGCGGGATTAATATGGATCTTAGTTGCTTTAGTTGGAAAAGAGTTAGGTGCAAGCAATATTGTTAATGAAAACTTCAACCACATCATGGTTGAGTATGGAGAGCTATTATTATTTTTAGTAGTTGCTATGGCATACATAAACCTTCTTGAAGATAGAAATGTATTTGATAAATTAAAAAGCATTCTATTAAGATCTGGTTGTGGTTACCTCACTATTTTTTGGCTAACTGGTATAATCTCATTTTTCCTTTCAGCTGTTGCTGATAATTTAACTACCGCGTTAGTAATGAGTACCGTAGTGCTTGCTATAGGCAAAAATAATACAAAATTTATAACAATGGCTTGTGTAAACGTTGTTATTGCATCTAATGCAGGTGGTGCTTTCTCTCCTTTTGGAGATATAACAACATTAATGGTATGGCAGTCAGGTGCTGTTAAATTCACAGAATTTTTTGCAATCTTTATCCCATCGCTTGTCAATTTCTTAGTCCCTGCGATTATAATGAGTATATTTTTACCAAAAATGCAGGCTCAAACCATTATCGAAGAAAGGGTTGCGTTTAAAAGGGGCGCTATAGTTATAATAATTCTATTTATCCTCACCATCGCTACAGCTGTAGCATTTGAACATTTATTACATTTACCTCCTGCATTAGGAATGATGACTGGCCTTGGATATGTAATGATATTTGACTACTTATATGGTAGAAAACTAATAAGAGAAAACAAAGATCTACCTCATGCACATAAAATGCATCCTCATGCCTTTGATATTTTTCAAAATATAAAAAATGCTGAATGGGATACTTTATTATTTTTCTATGGAATTTTAGTTGCTGTGCAAGGTTTAGCAACTCTAGGCTACTTAGGAATTGCCTCTCAATATATTTATACTGATATGCAATCAATAGCTCCAAATTTATTTTCAGCACACACTCAAGCAAATACAATAATAGGAATACTATCAGCGGTAGTTGATAATATCCCTGTAATGTTCGCTGTATTAAGTATGCACCCTGTTATGGAGCATTCTCAATGGCTATTAGTAACTCTAACTGCTGGCGTTGGTGGAAGCTTGTTATCCATAGGTTCAGCCGCTGGGGTAGCTGTAATGGGTAAATCTAAAGGCAAATATACATTCATGGGACATTTAAAATGGACTTGGGTAATAGCTATCGGGTATTTTGCAAGTATTATAGTTCACTTACTTATTAATTAA
- a CDS encoding ABC transporter ATP-binding protein/permease has product MKSFFKNYWLISSPFWKTKSGFIAIFLLMICTVFEFSSVGLSVYLNSWNVDFYNAIQQYDKALLIHQLIIFAVIIFFMLLNSFLAYFIGQYFTIFMRKPLTEYYVKNWLGTKSYLKDSKSYDNPEERISYDIQQLIVLSKYFFLGTIRSVSSFISFSIVLWGLSGILSFSLWGSEFKIHGYLFWIAVILGFTNMWLVFKVGSPLKQLLYNQQKYEADFRYKLSVVRNNKASIYDNQSEKREYLTSRRNFSSIVKNFYSVTFRQAKIDIVSTFFTQIYAILGSILALPRYFAKELSFGQMMQVNSAFMQAIFPMLFFVYSYDNLAELRANITRLSELKKSMDEDVKEDRLRIINPEQKELLKLNNVSITRQVDTLLEGLSFSLFEADSLFIHGRTGLGKTSLLRVINGHSDFFLGEIIFNKFPKTLFLAQKPYFPEDDFKRAIFYPSFVNIPSDEEFEKILDILELGCLKKFIGTKYDWRNILSSGEQQKLRFCKIFIKKYDLVLLDEATSNVDAKSEEKIYQLLKEKHMAFITVSHNERARKFHSKILELQQFN; this is encoded by the coding sequence ATGAAAAGCTTTTTCAAGAATTATTGGCTTATCTCATCGCCATTTTGGAAAACTAAAAGTGGCTTTATAGCTATTTTCTTATTGATGATTTGTACTGTTTTTGAATTCTCTAGCGTTGGTTTAAGTGTTTATTTAAACAGCTGGAACGTTGATTTTTATAATGCTATTCAACAGTATGATAAAGCGCTTTTGATTCATCAGCTGATTATTTTTGCAGTAATAATTTTCTTTATGTTACTTAATAGCTTTTTAGCATATTTTATTGGACAGTATTTTACAATATTTATGAGAAAGCCTCTGACCGAATACTATGTTAAGAATTGGCTAGGTACAAAAAGTTATTTAAAAGATTCAAAATCATATGATAATCCGGAAGAGAGGATTAGTTATGACATTCAGCAACTTATTGTATTGTCAAAATACTTTTTTTTAGGAACTATTCGTAGTGTTTCTTCATTTATCTCATTTTCGATAGTATTGTGGGGATTATCTGGAATTTTATCTTTTTCTCTATGGGGATCTGAATTTAAAATTCATGGATACCTATTTTGGATAGCCGTGATTCTTGGTTTTACAAATATGTGGCTAGTTTTTAAGGTTGGTAGTCCTTTAAAACAACTCTTATATAACCAACAAAAATATGAAGCAGATTTTAGATATAAATTATCTGTAGTTAGAAACAATAAGGCTTCTATTTATGATAATCAATCTGAAAAAAGGGAGTATTTAACTTCTAGAAGAAACTTTAGTTCAATTGTAAAAAATTTTTATAGTGTGACTTTTAGACAGGCTAAGATAGATATTGTTTCGACTTTTTTTACACAAATATACGCTATTTTGGGTAGTATATTAGCTCTTCCAAGATACTTTGCTAAGGAACTTAGTTTTGGTCAGATGATGCAGGTTAATTCGGCTTTTATGCAAGCAATTTTTCCTATGTTATTTTTTGTATATTCTTATGATAATTTAGCTGAATTGAGGGCTAATATTACTAGGCTTTCTGAGTTAAAGAAGTCTATGGATGAAGACGTTAAAGAGGATAGATTAAGAATAATTAATCCAGAGCAAAAAGAGTTATTAAAACTCAATAATGTTTCAATAACTAGACAAGTAGATACGTTGCTGGAAGGGTTAAGTTTTTCTTTGTTTGAAGCGGATAGCTTATTTATACATGGTAGGACTGGATTAGGGAAGACTAGTTTATTAAGAGTTATAAATGGACATAGTGACTTTTTCCTTGGCGAGATTATCTTTAATAAATTTCCAAAAACTTTATTCTTGGCACAAAAACCTTATTTCCCAGAAGATGACTTCAAAAGAGCTATTTTTTATCCATCATTTGTAAATATTCCATCAGATGAAGAGTTTGAAAAGATATTGGATATTTTAGAGCTAGGATGTTTGAAAAAGTTTATAGGCACTAAGTATGATTGGAGAAACATTCTATCATCAGGAGAACAGCAAAAATTACGTTTCTGTAAAATTTTTATTAAAAAATATGATTTAGTTTTATTAGATGAAGCTACTTCAAATGTTGATGCAAAATCAGAGGAAAAAATATATCAACTACTGAAAGAAAAGCATATGGCATTTATTACAGTTAGCCATAATGAAAGAGCGAGAAAGTTTCACTCTAAAATATTAGAGTTACAGCAGTTTAATTAA